TCAAGAGGCTAAAAGCAAGACTGAATCATCCTCATTAATATTTACTGTGAACTCAAACAGTGTTTCCAAATAAACGCTACTAGTATGCAGCTGTACTACTCCAGATACCAACAGGAAAGCTACTTTGAATACATGACTAATTAGTTAACTCTCAAGCGGTGTATTAGATGGAATAATCATGAGGAGAGGGGCTGTAAATAACAAGAACCCCCTCGATTTGCTGGAAAACGCTCTTTGCAGAGTGACTAACGACGTGGTGGAGGTGGGAGTAGCTGTCAGATGATGTAATCCATATGCTCAAGGCTTAAATGCCACATCACCAGAGATCTGTTGAGCTGTACAAGTTTGTGATTTATCATACATCGAGGCTTATGTGGGTGCCTTTATACAAACTACAACTGCAGCTAGTGGCACAAACATCAAGGGTCTGGAAAACCTGCTTGAAAACACTGTTAGAGTCCGACGTGGTGGATGTGGAGGCTTCTCTGGAGGGTTCTAGTTGTTGGTGATGGGTGGAGATAAAGTGGATCCAAACGTACGTCTGCTTCAGAGGGTATGGTAGTTGCGGTCCTTGGACTTGCAAAATTTGTAGAGGAAGAAGATGACGGCCTGCAGACCCAGGACCAGCACTATTCCACCGATGAAGCTCGCAGCATCGAAGGTGTTCTTGTGAGGTGCAGGGGAGGGGGCGATGGGTGTGGTAACTGGGGTTTTTCCAGCTGTGATAGAGAAAGAGGAACAAAAAATAGAGATGTTGGAGTTATTATTGTTTATATGCACGTTacaggaacatttaaaaaaaaaaaaaaactctcaataTATCACAATGTGAGCCGCTTACTTATCGGAGAAGCAGTCGTAGGAACAGAGATGTTACCACTGCCAGTGGGGGCAACAGTGGGAATCACGGTGGAATTGTCTGAAGTGGGGtcccaataaaaacacatctattaGCCTTTTAACTCGTACATCATAGTAACTtttcagaaatacaaaaactgGCTAATTTGTTCAGGTGTacccaaacaaacatattttaagaataagaataactGTGACTTGGTAACAGAAGAGCCTCGTTCTTTAGGAGTGGCTGTTCACTTGTTTCATTTAACACTtaccaaatgtaaaaaaatgtaagtaaGAATGGTGACAATAACTAGAGTGTGACAGATGTTGGCTTTTTCCAACTCGTTACAGTTTAAAAATGGTGAAACAATCAGTGACTCATTTATATGACTTGAAAGGCTGCATttgaataaataacttcatGATGTAAGATGTTCTAAATAATTGTATTAACTATTAATTAATGCTCTGTTACATTCGATGCTGCGAGTGTTGTAAACGAAGGATTAGAATTGCTTCACAAACTAATGACACCATTTCAAAATCAGCTGAGCCTGGTTTCCTGCACATTAATATAGGCCATGAAAAACATGTCTTAATGGTGCATTTCAGAGAGCCTATATATCATTGTTAGGCTCATAAAGACTGATCATGCTTCCCAATAAAAGCCATCTTGTGTTCCACCTGTCAAAGTCTTTTAGGGTGAAGCAGCAGCACTAGGAGATGTTGAGTTGGCATTAGCAGTAACCTAATACAGTTCTGACAGCATGTAAAGACAGTAAACAGCAAACAGTGAGGCTGTTATTATGATAACATTATTTTATAACATGCTGTATTGTTTTCCAATAATCCCTCATACAAGTGAAGGTAGCACAATTAAAAGGAAGACAATATAAAGAGTAACCAAAGTAGAAAGTACACTAAATTAATCgtttcaaaaatgtgttttaacatTAAACCCATTCAAATTTCCACGTCAGCACACAGAGAACAGCAGGGAGCAGCAGAGCGTTTAAGAGACTTGTTACCTGTGGTGACGCTGATGTTAGAGACGGAGGTGGTGACAACAGGGGTAGGGGAGGCTGTagtgggagggggaggagcaACAGTAGTCCCGGATTCTGTTGAGTTCGGTTTTGTGGTAGTTTCAACAGCTGGACAGAGAACCAACACCAAGACAGGGTAAAGGGAGGGAGGCAGCAAGAGACACtcagcaaacaacaacaacaacaaaagctcCCTTATTATTTCCCTTATGTAGACAATTAGTGTTTttggacagaaacaaagaagacagacacaaaatgcTGAGACTGATCTGTATCTTGCACCTTATTAAGACCACTACTGAATCTGGAGAGAATTACAAGCCCCAACTttggaaaagtaaaaaaaaacaaaaaacaaacatgttaatattaaacatatttacaacCACTTTAACATTAAACTTACCTGAGCAGTTCACATTGCTGCAGGACTCGTTGACGCTCAAGAGACTCATGTTGCGACAGCTAGCAGTTActgaaagacacaaaagaaagtAGAATTAAAGGCCTGCTTCATGCTTTATATGATTGAAGTGTACCCATGTAGATTTTACTGTCatgtgttaaaaaacaacagcacctttgacaaaaaatgtttattcattAAGAGGCTCAAAGCCGAATGATTCCT
The Labrus bergylta chromosome 15, fLabBer1.1, whole genome shotgun sequence DNA segment above includes these coding regions:
- the cd164 gene encoding sialomucin core protein 24 isoform X1; the encoded protein is MFLKAVLFTVVLALIGSPAATDADGCSTQSCDSCGGNDCQWVLCSALTASCRNMSLLSVNESCSNVNCSAVETTTKPNSTESGTTVAPPPPTTASPTPVVTTSVSNISVTTDNSTVIPTVAPTGSGNISVPTTASPITGKTPVTTPIAPSPAPHKNTFDAASFIGGIVLVLGLQAVIFFLYKFCKSKDRNYHTL
- the cd164 gene encoding sialomucin core protein 24 isoform X2 yields the protein MFLKAVLFTVVLALIGSPAATDADGCSTQSCDSCGGNDCQWVLCSALTASCRNMSLLSVNESCSNVNCSDNSTVIPTVAPTGSGNISVPTTASPITGKTPVTTPIAPSPAPHKNTFDAASFIGGIVLVLGLQAVIFFLYKFCKSKDRNYHTL